AAGTCCACGCTGTTGACTATCTGTTGAAGCCATATGATAAGGAGCGATTTGCCAAGGCCCTGGTTCACGCACTCCAGGTCGTCGAACAGCGCGGGACAGCAAATCGAGGTCTCGAACCACTGCTCCAATCCCTCCGTAGTCTCCGCCCATTGGAACGCTTTGTGGTGAACGACAAGAAGCGGATTTTCTTCGTTCCCGTTGCTAACGTTTTGTGGATCGAAGCCACGGGAAACTATGCCTGCATACACACCGCCAGCGACAGTCACCTGTTGCGGGACACCCTGGCACACCTGGAAGAAAAGCTGGCGCCACACCACTTCATCCGCGTGCGGAAATCGGCCATCGTGAACGGCGCCTGCATTAGCGAGATTCGTCCGATGTTCGATGGGGTTTACGACATCGTACTGGCAGAAGGAACGGTGGTCACGTCGAGCCGCAGATACGCTCACAAGTTACGAGCTCTGCTGGAATCCTAGTCCTGGCACTGGATGTGAATTGGCATGTCGG
This region of Acidobacteriota bacterium genomic DNA includes:
- a CDS encoding DNA-binding response regulator, with the translated sequence VHAVDYLLKPYDKERFAKALVHALQVVEQRGTANRGLEPLLQSLRSLRPLERFVVNDKKRIFFVPVANVLWIEATGNYACIHTASDSHLLRDTLAHLEEKLAPHHFIRVRKSAIVNGACISEIRPMFDGVYDIVLAEGTVVTSSRRYAHKLRALLES